The window TCGCTAAATGTACACCCTCACTTAAAATGATCTGCCATAGTTTGTGTCCCTTGATTGTGGTATCTGAAAGTAGTGAGCATATGTTgaaatatgttgggtttttttgtttttttttaatacacatcATTATTGTATAGCGATGGGCTGACTATATTTGACTAATGTAGATTTCTCCAAAGGAATGTTGTGCATCATAAAGACTTTATTCttatagttggtttttttttgttttttttttgttggtgttttttttttgtgtgtgtgtgtatttgtgtttcatACCATCTAGACGAGCGcattagccaagtggttaaagcatttcaTTCttagggtccctggttcgaatcttggtaatggcgcctgatgggtaaagagtggagatttttccaggtcaacatatgtgcagacctgctagtgcctgaacctccttcatgtgtatatgcacgcagaagcataaatatgcacgttaaagatcctgtaacctatgtcagcgttcagtgggttatggaaacgagaatatacccagcatgcacacaccccaaaaatggagtatggctgccaacatggcagagtaaatgaacaaaaatggtcatacacgtaaaatgttacatgtctgtctgaatgtgtatgtgtgcatgcctgaaatctgatttaatgacacaggaaacgaatgatgagtgcccaatggcagctgtcagtcggctctacccaggaaggcagcctgttatgcaaatgaatctgagtatgtaaagcgcttagagcttggtctctgaccaaggataggcactatatgagttccattattattattattaatattattatctttAATGTATGGATTTGATGATCTGCGCGCAtttacacacggagggggttcagacactagcaggtcatatcaaatcaaatctttTACTGGTGTAAAGTATTAGTCTGCTGATTCCCCGCCTCCTcaacatcctccacccccccagtcGGCACCCAGATACCAGGAGCAGCAGCGACTGGTGGCCCAGCGCGACAGCAAGACCCGCAAGTCCCTGTTGGcatcacccccatcctcctcacgCCACCACAGAGCTGCAGCAGCGACCCCCAGTCCTCTGGTGCCACCCTCCCAGCAGCTGTCCACTGGCTGCAGGATGCTGCACCAGCCTGGCCCTTTCCCTTTCCGCCTGACGCTGACCCCTGACATGTCCCCAAGGTGAGGGGGGTGTGCTGGTGACACGCACctgacagtgtgatgtgtgtgtgtgtgtgtgtatcttgtgggTGTGTTAGGTCTGGtgggtgtgatgtttgtgtgtaatgGGTGTGAGGTGAGTGTGTCTAGTGGGTGTGAGGTTTGTGTCTGATGGTGTGAGGCGTGTCTAATGGGTGTGAGGTGCatatgtctgatgtgtgtgaggtgtgtgtgtgtaatggaaatGAGGTGTATGTCCAATGGGTGTGTTTGTCTAATGGATGtaaggtgtggggtgtgtgtctgaggggtgtatgtctcatgtgtgtgaatcagaatcagttttaCTTGTCAGTTAGACCTTAGCAAGGTTTGTAAGACatgcatacacagtcacacatatcacacacaaaaagtttgTGTGTAAAGTCTGTTAAGTGTGCATGATGTCTaaaatgtgtgaggtgtgtgtgtgtgtatgtctcaagTCTATAAAGTGTGTATGATGTCtaatgtgtgtgaggtgtgtatgtctaaagtgtgtgtgtatatgtatgtctgaaGTCTGTGAGGTGTGTATGATATTTAaagtgtgttatgtatgtgtgtgtgtttatgatgtcTGTTAAGTGTGCATGATgtctaaaatgtgtgtgtgtgtgtgtatgtctaaagtgtgtgaggtgtgtgtgtcaggacccCCAGGCAGTCTAGACCTCTGGTGACCAACCTGACACCCACACTGGTGCAGAGCGTGCACTGGAAGCACTCCTCCACCATGGATACCAGCCAGGGCCGCTCCAGCCATTCCAGCTCCCTCGTTGCTGCCGCGGACCTCAGCCACATCCACGGCCACCTGGCagactcctccatctcctccaatGATGACGTCTTCTCCAGCACCCACCACGACCTGAGGGACCTGTCAGTCctggcaccccccacccctgtccggGAGGAAGGGCAAGACAGATCAGTGGACAGGGGGTGTGGTGCTCGCCAGGACAACTCGTATGACAGCACCCCTGTGCAGTACAGAACCAACCGGTCGGTGCACAGCTCCTTCTCTGCCCGCAGCCTGCGCAGTTTCCGGGAGGGGTCCCCGTCCGACGAGCTCCTTGCGGAGGAAAAGCGGGAGGAAGAGCTGCTGGGTTTGCAGCATCACGGCACCGACCTGGAATCGGTGCCAGAGGAGAGCGAATTGCAGAGGAGCTCCCAGGGCAGTCACAGCGAGGCCAGTCAAGCCCAGGGGAAGGAGTGGGCGTCGGGACTGCCATCCAACAGAAAACGTAGCTACGATGCTGTGGTGAAGGACGCTACAGATCATAGTAGCTCTTCCGCTCACACAGGGCTGACGCAGGAGATTGTGGTCATGGGTCTGTCAGAGGGGAACAAAAGAGAGCATGGTGCCACCGGACACCACTCTGAAGGAGATTCTGATGGGCCAGATGTGCCCATGGACTGTGAAAGGGGACAAGCTCAGCCTGCTGATCATCACGTACCCCGGAAAGTGCGCATCACTTCCAGACATTCCAGCAGCTCTGGGTTGGATCATGACTGCCATTACCCGACAGCCCTGGGAAAGAACGTGGCATCTGGAGAGCGGGGACCTGCATCTGCCCTGAACTTGCCTGACTACCTCAACTCCCCTGCACTCAGCTCcccagagacggaggcagaggaTGCAAACCTGAGCCTCCTCAGCGACACTGACACAGGGGAGAGAAGTCATGGTGACCCAGTGGCAGTGCAGGGGGCAAGGGAAGGGAGTAGTCAGGCAccaagggaaggggagggggcaggagagtCTGCCCAGCATGCTGTCTGTGGGCTTCAGCCTGCTCCAGAGACAGCGTCTGCTGCTGAGGGACCCAGCCACAGGGCCACCAAAAACGTTGACTTTGTAAGTGCTTAGTGAGAGCTTTGCTTTTTCTGTTGATCATTGCCATCGCCATTGTTTTCTGGTACAAAACTCACACACTTCAGTTTTGTGGACATACCATACGGTATCTGAAGGATGCAATGAAATGACAGTTAGGTGGTTCTGCCGGTATAGATATGGTTAAACAGGTCAGTCTGCTAAAACAATTCTTCAAAAATAGATGACTTACAAACAATGAATTGGGAGAGTGGGTGTTCAGTGATGGCCTCTTTGCCATCATCTGTGCAATGAGCAACATGATTTTATATGATTTCATTGCTGTTACAATATTTTACTGATTATAAGGCACTTCCGATTATGAGACACATCTCCAAATTGAAAAAAAGATTAACAACCTTATGCTGAGTGGTTAAACTTAAGGGTTGGAGTTTAAatgtgagggtcctgggttcgaatctcggtgacagcgcttggtgggtaaagggtggagatttttctgatctcccaggtcaacatatgtgcagaccaacTAGTTCTTGAACTCCCTTCcagtgtatacgcacacagaagataaaatatgcacgttaaagatcctgtaatccatgtcagcgtttggtgggttatatcaatttaaaaaaaaaattttttttaaagtgcagcaTATTATAAAGCGCATATCAAACTGATAAGTTGATTATTGATTGCTATTGCTACCGTGACCATGTTTGTACTTTCAGTCGATGTTGAGGCCCATCATCAGAACACTCTTTACATGTTGCATCATCTGCTCACATGTCTGTTCTGTCGATCTTCAGCTTCTTGAATCTGTCCTGTCCCTGCTTCTTCGTGTGCGTTTGTATGAATGtaaattgtttgttgtttgtaagCTGATTCATAGGGAAGTTCCAGTCATTTTCAACACCCGAACTTCATGATGATAAGGCAGTAGACCTCGAAGTGATTCTGATTCACGGTATCGTTTTGACAGATTTTAACCATACACTGTGTGCACCATATAAGAAGATGAATGggtttgtcagttaacaccaaatttggcataaaataggaaaaagatctttccagtcatcttgttcaaaacaatattgcacctctgggatgggcacaaatttttttttaaaaagaagccaaattatatgcaaactgaatttactgttataattttttttttctctctctaaaattGGCTTTTCgatctgataattttttttttctctctctaaaattGGCTTttcgatctgatattctgacacaacaacaagagcagtcatttttatcattttttgttcaaacaagaacttcttttgctaagcatggaagttatatttctggtgcatgtctttggtgcagatagtaaaaaagggaaattaatctgtaattactGCTTGGgggttagtttgctttaaactgatctttctcatcttaaacattatgttttgaaattatactcaatacataaaaagcttgtgtgttttactctatgtacagggctttcactgttcatttgcccaagtggtcttttttggagaatactaaaatcagtactacgagtggactttacagatctattggctgagccctgaaggtcatgggcaaaaatcagttgcgtacacatatttatacatattcaaagcaggtgctcatattcctcgtgaACGCGaaggatgccattttgtttcaagttgttgacctgcccattcaatcctatattcaatcgacaatacacgataacatgtaatggaaagttgaagaaggagaccattaaatatttattcagagaaagatttgtgaatgcctcatcacttaagGATTATGCCCCTTATcattcggaattcacagttaaaaacagAGGcaaaaccatgagagttaatacccttgatgaaacgtaaaaatttccagtcttgacttttctcaaaatgaagtcctttttacttcatacgatgtttagaagtacttgtacttggctctacatgttattagtttaacaaaatactcaaatttcatatcaactttaaaactataaaactagaatgaacataaaagagaaattgaatcgaccgtgtcatacattcccggtgggtgtaactaaacttgtacatctatctagatccagagaaaatggctaatgttgcagtgtgattgcggttatagccacgtctcctttaccgcagacttaaaaagaattttatttgcccttaaagattttttgaatgcccaagatacaccagaataatatgatttaaacagcgttctcactgtggatactgcaattgatttattgccctttaaaaaagcatgtttaaatgttaaattttttaacatcagtttaggagccatgatagtgtattgggtaagacagtttcttctcacccgaacacgcagggtccgaatctgccgtcaggactttttttctttttttcttttttttccaaccctaAGCTttctaataacaaatacagaacacattttaacaattagattttttttttttaaagggtatcacaagtgagtcttaaaggccttgcctctcttgtttactttgAGTTGATGAAGACTAACCTGCACTAATGTCATCAAAGTCACTGCGAACATTGATGTTTGTAGCTTTTTACtgtcattatcagttgtttctatTGTTCAATTAACTACCTACTTCCCTTTTACAAAGCTCATTAAGTTATTTCCTTTAATTGTACCTATACTTATTTCAAATGTTTATTTTTTGATTGTTTCCCCCAACACACCATataatcacccccactcccccacctaccACCCCTACTCCCATCATCCTCTCctaccttatttatttatttttaagtgataacattcaaatgtgaaaattgatgCTCAAACAAAATGTCTGCAGCCACCAGtttgtgtgatgggacattaaaattcctcctcctgttccttctcctgATCCCCAGCAGGAGGAGGTGAGGACACTGTACCATGCAGCTGTGAGGGGCAGTGCTGTGGGCGAGGGGAAAACACACAGTGCTGTGGACTGGAGCAGGGTCACCGGCCTGGCCACACCGGAACGGCCAGCCGGCAGAGACAGGGTGAGTGAGTGCTGGCAACACTGAATCACCTGACTGTGCTTGTGCCTCATGTTCTTTAAATcattgtaataatgatgatagaacagtgatgataatcataTGCATTTATGACAGTGGGCTGTGTTACCATGTGCAGGCTGCCATTCACAGCGACACCATCACCCCACTGCGCCgccctctgtccctctcacagCTGCACAAGACGCCCAAGGAAGGGGTAAGGCGTGGACCCGAACCCAAACCCCAGGAAGAGGAGCGCATTCTGGGAACACCAGATTACCTGGCCCCGGAGATACTGCGCCTGGAAAAACATGGTGAGTTGCAAGTGCTGAGCCAGTGAAGGGGTTTGTTTGATGAAAACTATGGCCTTGGGCCCCAGTGGCTTCCACTGTTATATGTGTTGATTTAGTTATATCAGCTGGGGGAAAACTACCCTGGCAAGCtaacagaaacagaaacccaCTTGCCCTTTAACTTGACTGTGACTGCCTTTATTAAGAAAATAGAACAGGCTCATTGCCAGCATTCTGTTGTTTTTCAGCAGTTCACATTCCAACATGATTGAAGAGTTCATGTTGGCTGTTGACACAACATGGAGATTGCCGGATCCCTCTTGCTGGGAAATGTTTGTAATGTGCATTTACAGTGGTTTTGGTTTCTGTTTCCACTCATTTCCTTTCCTGCATCAGCTGCTTTCACAGAAGAAACTCATTTCACTCTCATTTTTGGACTGTAAAGCTATACTTTTTCTCAATTTCTGATGGATGAAATTGCTAGGGCTGTCACGAACTTGAAGAATAGCAATGGCTCAGGTGGCATACCACTAGAAGCActaaaggcagacacacaaatatcAACTGAGGTGCAGCATCCATTACTGCAGAAGGTATGGAGTTCAAGACAAAGTGCCAGAAGGATAGGAAAAGGGATACCTCATAAAACTGTCCAAGGAAAGATTATCTCTCATACTGCCACAGCTGGCGAGGTACCTGTCCCCAGCAAGGTCTTGGGTAGAATTATGCTTGAAAGGCTTTGAGACAGCCTCAGGTGAAAGTCTGTGTGAAGAACAAGACTGCTGTATTCATGAATGCAAGTATTGATTTTTATTTGTGAATGCagtggatgttgtttttttgacagaGAGCTTTTATGAAATTTTGATGTCATGTTTACTTATAATTAACTGGATCCTGTGAGTAGCATTTGAACTGGAAATTGTGCCATGTGAAAGttatacattattattgttgttatagtcATGCACTGCCATACTGTGCATTATCATTGAACAATCAGTGAATGGCAGTCCCCCAGCTACATACCACTTGTAGACTTTAAGAAGGCTTTTGACATATTGGACAAAGAAGTTATCTGGAAACTGATGCACCACTACAGAATGCCTGCAGTGTTTATTGCCATCATCAAACAGTTGAATGACCACTCTACATGTGAGGTCATTCATAACAGCAAGCTGGAAACCCATTGATGCCATGTCTTCTTTCCTTGCCCTGCAGCCTGTTGTTTGTGTGAAGAGTGGAGCTGATGCAAGCTGTTAAGAGTATGTCCACAAGGCAAGGGAGTGGGGTGCAGTATGGTGCGTTTTTTTTCAGTTGGCAGCCGCATTGGGTGGGGCAGTGCGGAAGGCAAGTACACATCCTGATGTGGATGGCCCTTGATCTGGTGTGGGCTGCTTCAGCTTGAAACGTCCCCCCTAGTTTTGTTTGTGTTCCATTTCTTTGGGTTCAGTCATTTATACTTTCATTTAGTTGTATTGGTTGGctggtggttgttggttgtggtttttttgttttttgttgttgtttttttgttgttttttgttttcatagtTACTTTCATTCATTGtgcaaattgttgttttttggttcattcattcatacttttctttctttccgcatgtgttttatttatatattcctgCACATGACTGGATggatttgcgtgtatgtgtgtgtgtgaatctgtagaAGTGCTCAAAATTTTCaacgcatgtgagtgtgtgtgtacaatacccTGTCCAGTGATGTTACATGAAGGGTTGTACAAAGGACTGTACAGCCTAGCCCTGTGGCAACTGTCTTACACCTTTCTTCACATGCACAGCACTAAGGAAATGCTCATCAGTCTGTTTCATCTTCTTATTCCACAGTTCTGAACTCTTTGTTGTGTCAGGCAACTGCTTTTACATGCTGACAAAAAGGACAAAGtaaggaggggaaaaaatgtcaacaacaaaaaaagacaaaaaacccaacccaacctttcCAGCTTTAATTATTCCAGTTCATCAGTGCAAATTGATCCATGTAAATCTGTACCGGTAGAGAGTTGTaatttgttgttcagtgttttgtAATATGGTTATTTGTTACTGAGTTTGTCATTTCATTTGTaaggtgtgtctatgtgtgtattcatgtattaGTGATGTTTTGAATTGAGTaaagaatatgatttttttttgattttttttttttttttaagttaagcaGTTTGTTTGACAAACTTTAGAAATACATTATTCCATATTCCCAACTTTGCACCTGATCCACAGTTGATCAGAAGCCTTGTTGGTATCCTGGGGGGGTTTTCAGTAGGAAGAGTATCCTCACTTTCTGGAAAATCTGTGCTTGAAaacttttctatcgctctctttctgGACTTCGCCTTTTTTGTCGTTTCATCCTTTTTGTATTTTcagccttgctggtccattcaccttttgtttgtttttctagatAGCCTGGAgtatttttaaaaatctttttctgGACTGACTGTGTTGTaacttatattctttttttttccaggatgtGAGTTGCCCACTGTGAAAATATATTATGTGCattttgtttgtgttcatgttaCCTTTTTTATTTCCTGTGATGAAAAATTCTGGCAGCATGGTCAGCGTCAGAGACATGTGTCATAGTTTATGTACATGAAAATGACTGCACAGTGTACTTGtacttaattttctttttcaggtggattgttttgcttttctttttttgccaagGTTCTGCAGGATCAGTAGTGACAGTGTTTCAGCCCTGATAAGGCCTTTTTCATTCAGCTGCTATATAAGCAGCAGTGCTTAATAAAGTAAACTGATCCCTTGTGAGAATCAGGTCTGTGGGGTATGAGTGGTTGCATCAGGTGTGGTATGCAGTTGGAAAGGTTAAGCTATTTTCACTGTAAACCCAGCCAGTAGATGACAGCTGCTGGTCAGAATTTGTGTGCTTATCATTTAGTGCTTTCCCACCATGGATACTGGCGATGATTGTTCACACTGGTCACCAGCCAGCTCCAGTCAGCATTTTGCTTCGCCACATGCATGCAAAACAGATGGCTGTCTGATCCaagagtatttgcagagaaaatggcaatgtttaagtttaccacagacacacagccacacacacacacacacacacacacacagacaaccgaacaccgggttaaaacatagactcactttgtttacacaagcttGTCAAAAATGACATGCTTAACTGTAACCTCACTAAAACATCATTGCAATGCTGAAACAATCAGTCATTCATGACAAAGAAGTTAAGACAGAGATATCACCAGCACATATGGTGAGTACCATAGTGTTTCTAGAAGGCAGACTtggctgtgtctgaagtgtgttgctgacaTGAACGGAGCCTCACCCCCAagctgagaaaaaagaaaaacctaaCTGGAATGTGAACATGCTGCAGGTCCTGCCGTGGACTGGTGGGCGCTGGGGGTCTGCCTCTTTGAGCTGCTGACCGGGCTGCCCCCCTTCAACGATGAGACCCCCGAACTGGTCTTCCACAACATCCTCAACAGAGGTCAGTCCTTGGTCTCAGGGTTTGGAGGGAGGAGTAGTactgtctgtggttgtgtcttaGACATAGATGCTATCTTGTTGCTGGCCGCATGAGGAAGCCAGAGGGCTCCATTCTCTGcagtcctcagccagtttgctggtgtcaccagAGAGTCGTCTGATGACAAGAGTGTATGTGATGTTTGAGAAATATGCActtaactcagtactgccagttagctccctgACTTCCCCTACAGActgcccatttgtatgggtaagaaataagaTCATCCAGAAACAAATGTTGGAATTTattaactgaaaacttccaaactgatcagtaacataatgagttagttggggacaaaatatgaATTTCCTTCCTACCTTATGCTATCATCCAGTGAGATGATAAAcatatccatattttttgtttgaaatttgcacgcactgatgacttgtaaatgaatccaggaaaaCATACATGTGCAGTTTCAAACTCCTGTAATAACCAGAAGTTAGTCATGGggaatctttaatgaacatccctcgtacatgggcaagacactctacactACCAGATAGTCTGGGACGGCAGTGCTTCCTCTGCTGGTCATGGTCAGGCATGACTGACTGTCTTTCACTGCCTTCCAACctgttggtgatgatgagaatgacGTACGCTTCATAAGCTTATGctttgttgtgtagtgttttattgtttatttctgcgttgtgttcttcttctgctccctcAGCTCTTTGAAGACTCATTTGGGCGCAGCacaagaatgagtgtgtgtgtgtatattttactgatatatatatataggtttaaTAACTGGATATGTTGATTTTGTACATATTGATTGGCAACAATTTATTATCTTTGTAAGTGTGGCTTGTTTTAGTCTATTAACAGCCATTGTGGATTTTTTGTTGGACTAGTTTTAATCTCATTTTATGGTGTGCCTTATCATTTTATGTATATGTCTACAACATGCCTGCGGTTGCACAAATGAATTTCTGTGTGGAagaataaagtatttttgatttgatttgacatgcCGGTTGTGTGGCAGCCATCTCATGGCCGACCGACATGGGGGATCTGGGAGAGGATGCTGTGCAGGCCATCGACTCGCTGCTGACCATGGACCCTGAGAAGAGGCCTGGTGCTCCGGGTAatgcttgtggggggggggggggcgttggggggtgcggggagggaagAGGGTTGAGGAACTGGAGTGGGGGTTGAGGGACTGGGAGTGCGCCTGCCTATGTTTTTATGCtgttgtgtggtcatgtgtgcacacttgtgtgtttttatgtgtgccaAAGTTTGTGTTGTCATGTTGACACTGCATTGGTGGTGACAAGTTAGctctttgttttatcttttttttagaaatgtgtgtttatgtcagtatGTTTTTATCTTTGTGTTTATGTGAATCTTGATGTGCGTTTGAGCAGACACAACAAAAATGTTTCTTGTAAGGGATTAATAAAAATATTGTTGCTGTGTTATACGTATGTACAGTGTGGTTTAAGGGCTGTAATTGTTTGTATGCAGGGTGGtagtttatgtatatttgtgtgtaatATTCATTAATGTGGAGGGGCgttttgtgaatgtgtgaattAATGTTCAAGTTCATGCATGTACCTTCatgtcggtttttgttttgtaggTGTGCAAGAGAAAATATTTTAAGGGTATGACAGGGAAGGCTGTGGTgattgggggtggggcagggatgGTTTGAATCTAGGTCAGTCAGCGTTAAATGTGGATGTACAAGAGCAGTGCatgcatgaggtgtgtgtgtgtgtatggagcaagaagtgtatatatgtatgtgtgcgtgtgaatgtgtgtgtgtgtatgtgcacatgcatgtgtgtgagtgtggagaggCAGTGAGACAGTCGGCCACTAGGGAGGACCAACATATTGAGTGATGCATCTCATTACCTTTGACCTATGATGACAGAGGTTAAGGACATGGCCCTGTTCTCCAAGCTGAACTGGGAGCGTCTGTTGGACGCAGAGCCCCTCTTCATCCCCCAGCCTGACGACATCATGGACACCTCCTACTTTGACCGTCAGTATACacagagagacgtgtgtgtgtgtgagtgcatgcatgcatgcatgttcttTATCTGCGTGTCTCTTACATTGACTGTCAATATACAGAgagatgagtgtgagtgtgtgtgtgtgtgctctttgcaTGTATATCTCCTGATATTACTATccgtatacacagagagagagagaagtgtgtgcgtttttgttttgttttttatgtgtgtatctctttgtcagtatacacacacacagagacatgtgtgtttgtgtgtgtgtgtgtgtgttctttatatgTATATCTCCTCCTTTGACTATTAGTATACAAAGATagatggttgtatgtgtgtgctttccttATATGTGTAACTCCTAATTCGACCATcagtatgtagagagagagagagatgtgtcttCTGTATTGTATATCCGAATTGTGAATGGTTTATTTTGCTTTGCCTCTAGATCCGAGATATTTTATTGGGTCATTTCCGTTCATCATCAGAACATTAGTTTTGTGTTTTAAGATTGCATGACATTCTATTTCTTTTCCACAgtcaagtgaaaagaaaaaaattctggacagaacatgcAGAATGGCACTGGCTATACCATTGACTTGTTCATTTCATATGGGTATTTGAAAcggtactgaattaactagaattgACATACCAGGTACTGTAAATTCAGATCAGTAGCAGACGTCTTTGCCTGAAAAGTCAGTCACTGTGTGAATTATTCTCCATACATTAGGCATAGTTTCTTTTATTTTGAAGTAGGATCTGAGCTGTAAAGTCATGGAAAAGATGGGAATATGTTAGACAGGTATGAAGTTGCTTTGATTTTAGTGCATTGCGGATCTGATATGGCTAAGACTGTGTaggacaaaacacagcacaatttTTCAAGTGTGTGTACTGCctgaagggagagtgtgtgtatgattgtgtgtgtgtctgcatgtgttcgtatatgtgtgcaaatgtatgtgtgcagCCAAGAACACCATGCAGCATTTGACCATTTCGGCAGTGGACATGTGAGCTGAGTTCCTGCCATCTCTTGTTAACCAGACAGTGCCGAACATGACATAGGATCACATTGCCACAATAGACCAACATTGTGTGCCCATGGTGACAGCAGCGACTGAATGGCAGAATGCTGATCTATGGCTGTGTCTTTGGTAGGAGCAGGGTGCTGCTCAGCTTGCAGTAGGATGGGATACGGGGAACGCTGACAGAAAGGCACATTGCACAACAGATAGCTATAACACTTATCTCAATCAGAAAGACATGTTTTACAAGAGACAGCTGTAACAGCCTCAAGCCTTCGACCTGTCTGGCTTGGGTGGCCCATCCAAGAGCATAAGCTCCCACCAGCTTAGCTCTAGGGGTTCCTACGGCACACAAGCCTTCACACCAcaaagtgttctgtgtgtgtcctcccctctcctttgTACTTCCTTCACTGAACAGACCGAGTGGATTATTTAGTTGATGTGCAAAGCTTGATTATGATATATGCTCTAATGTTGATTTTTGTCTGTCTTGATTACTTTCTACTGTATTAATAGCCGTAAAGATGTTCACAGGATTTATAACT of the Babylonia areolata isolate BAREFJ2019XMU chromosome 27, ASM4173473v1, whole genome shotgun sequence genome contains:
- the LOC143301296 gene encoding serine/threonine-protein kinase greatwall-like, with amino-acid sequence MNHSNPEKENADPGNESSKGGTSGTFSSESGSCEYAAGDSHGDSTSTKTKQDPPKVPEADDFALLKPISRGAFGKVFLGCKKKDPDKIYAIKVMKKCDLINKNLIAQVTTERDALAMIHSPFVVEIYYSLQSEQNIYLVMEYLAGGDVKSLLAVCGYLEEDMAAMYVAEVTLALEHLHHKGIIHRDLKPDNMLIAGSGHIKLTDFGLSKVSLDVNSTPLASNQLTPMSRVDQYRTPGQILSLRSSLAFSAPRYQEQQRLVAQRDSKTRKSLLASPPSSSRHHRAAAATPSPLVPPSQQLSTGCRMLHQPGPFPFRLTLTPDMSPRTPRQSRPLVTNLTPTLVQSVHWKHSSTMDTSQGRSSHSSSLVAAADLSHIHGHLADSSISSNDDVFSSTHHDLRDLSVLAPPTPVREEGQDRSVDRGCGARQDNSYDSTPVQYRTNRSVHSSFSARSLRSFREGSPSDELLAEEKREEELLGLQHHGTDLESVPEESELQRSSQGSHSEASQAQGKEWASGLPSNRKRSYDAVVKDATDHSSSSAHTGLTQEIVVMGLSEGNKREHGATGHHSEGDSDGPDVPMDCERGQAQPADHHVPRKVRITSRHSSSSGLDHDCHYPTALGKNVASGERGPASALNLPDYLNSPALSSPETEAEDANLSLLSDTDTGERSHGDPVAVQGAREGSSQAPREGEGAGESAQHAVCGLQPAPETASAAEGPSHRATKNVDFQEEVRTLYHAAVRGSAVGEGKTHSAVDWSRVTGLATPERPAGRDRAAIHSDTITPLRRPLSLSQLHKTPKEGVRRGPEPKPQEEERILGTPDYLAPEILRLEKHGPAVDWWALGVCLFELLTGLPPFNDETPELVFHNILNRAISWPTDMGDLGEDAVQAIDSLLTMDPEKRPGAPEVKDMALFSKLNWERLLDAEPLFIPQPDDIMDTSYFDPKNTMQHLTISAVDM